Within the Verrucomicrobiia bacterium genome, the region GATTCAGACCATCCAGGGGGACAGCCACGGGGCGGTGGAGGCGATCCGGGAGATTAGCGAGGTGATCCGGAAGATTGACCAGATTCAGACGGTGATTGCCAGTGCGGTGGAGGAGCAGGCGGCGACGATGAACGAGATTACGCGCAATGCGGCGGAGGCCGCGCAGGGCAGCCAGGAGATTGCCCGCAACATCGCCGGCGTCTCCCAGGCCGCCCAAAGCACCACCCAGGCCGTCTCCGGCACCAGCGCCGCCGCCAACGAGCTGGCGCGCCTGGCTGGCGACCTCAAGGTGATCGTGGGCCAGTTCAAACTGGACTCCGGCGGCAATGGCCACCCCGTCCCCACCGGCGGTTCCATGCCCGATCCTTTGCTCCAACGCATGTCCAAACGCACCCTGACCCCACGGACGGAGGTCAAGCCCGAAGCCAATATGGTGGCCGCTTGAGTTGATGCTCAGAAGCCATCAGACCGCCGCCGGCAGTCCACGGATGGGCTGCCGGCGGATGGTTTTCGCGACGGGGGCGGATCAACAAAGGCGTCCGGTGAGATTCTTCTAAAGTCCTCCAGCCCCATGCCGATGAATCAATTGACGTTAATCGTTACGGGCAGGGCGAGCGGTGTGCCTGAAGGGCGGGCGCCCGGGCTGCGCTGTGAAACCCGCCGAGCTTAAGACCATGAAGATTTTAATCGTGGACGACAACGCGCTGGCCTTGCGCGTGATGTACAACCACCTCCTCAAGGACGGCCATGAAATCATCACGGCCGGTTGTGGCTCAGACTGCCTCCAAATCCTCCTTGGCCCCAACCCCCCGGGCGTGGCCGTGCTCGATTGGATGATGCCCGACATGGACGGCTTGGAAGTGTGCCGCCGGGTGCGCCAGGAGCAAAAACTCACCCGCACCTATATTTTGATGACTACCTGCATGCAATCCAAGGAAGACTTGATCCAGGCATTGGATGCAGGCGCAGATGCCTATCTCTTCAAACCCTATGATTCGGCCGTCTTTCGGGCGCATGTGCGCGCCGGCCTGCGCATCGCCGAGTACCAGGAAAAACTCCGGCAAACCACCCCGCCGCCCTGCTACCCCTTGACCGAGATGAGCGAATCCGCCCCGGCCCCAACGCCCGGCCCGGCCCAGGCCACCGCCCGCGCCCTCGAAGTTTAACGCGCATCCTTCCAAAAAAGTCTTAAGTCTGGAAGTTGACTGCCGATGAACAGTGCGTAATGGCCATCCTCGCTGTGGCCGCCCGTGACACACATTGACACACGCCAATGAAAATACGCACCAAAATCGTTACCCTGGGCGCCAGTGTGGCCCTTGGCATGGCCGCCGTCCTGGTGTTGGTAATCCTCTTCCAATCCCGCCAGATCAATCATCGCATCCAGGAGGCCCAATCCAGCACCGACAAATTGCGCCATGACCTGGAGACCGAACTCCGGCGCATGATGTGGGCGGACCTGGAAAAAAGCGCCCGCAGCATCTATACCCTCTTGGAGGCGTCCGATAAACGCACCGAACGCCGCCTCCTCCATGCCCTGGCCGTCGCCCGCCAGCAGGTGGACGAGGCCGGCGGATTCCGGCTGACCACCAACGCTGTCCAGTGGTCGGCCATCAACCAATTCAATGGCGAACAAAAAAATATCACCCTCCCCGGCATGTGCCTCGGCACCCAGTGGCTGGGGCAAATCACCGCCACCAATCAACCAGCCCCGCTCGTGGACTTTGTCAAACGCACCACCCGCGATTATTGTACCATCTTTCAGCGCATGAACGACGAGGGCGACATGCTCC harbors:
- a CDS encoding response regulator, which produces MKILIVDDNALALRVMYNHLLKDGHEIITAGCGSDCLQILLGPNPPGVAVLDWMMPDMDGLEVCRRVRQEQKLTRTYILMTTCMQSKEDLIQALDAGADAYLFKPYDSAVFRAHVRAGLRIAEYQEKLRQTTPPPCYPLTEMSESAPAPTPGPAQATARALEV